One Nocardioidaceae bacterium SCSIO 66511 genomic window carries:
- a CDS encoding MbtH family NRPS accessory protein: protein MDDSDTREYLVVLNDEEQYSIWLADKPLPAGWHTDGTRGTKDECLDHIEQVWTDMRPLSVRKRLANA, encoded by the coding sequence ATGGACGATTCCGATACCCGCGAATACCTGGTCGTGCTGAACGACGAGGAGCAATACTCCATCTGGCTGGCCGACAAGCCGTTGCCAGCAGGGTGGCACACCGACGGAACTCGCGGCACGAAGGACGAGTGTCTCGATCACATCGAGCAGGTGTGGACCGACATGCGCCCGCTCAGCGTGCGTAAGCGACTCGCGAACGCCTGA
- a CDS encoding non-ribosomal peptide synthetase, with product MGEYKPVHELVAQRAAETPDACAVTDAAGTITYADLVARAETLAETLIRSGLTPGDTVAVQLSRSGAAIVALLAVSRAGGGALMLDIDGPRRWLEGFVEITRPVAWLAHDDAPPPPYTGTVISLGVDGTTTEPAPDEVPIGTEASPIEFPDVESEDLACLVQTSGTTGLPKLVRVPQRTWTTAAKTQCQLHGIDAAERGAWLFPSHTNVSVSVVVWPFLICGGHLSVPPDDLIGAPEELAEWIAAERVTQCFAVAPLAEALAKQDWPPSPLRLLLTGSDRVREWGRVDLPFEVGNWYGANEVNIVTSSVVPWDQRITSATADRSEGEGPPPIGRAWPGVRWRVVDPDGADVAEGEIGELLVGGDQLAIGYHSARKTAEKFTPDAGAVPAGERIYRTGDLVRVRDGIFEHCGRTDEQVKINGVRVEMAEVEAALLACPGVREAAAAPVETDTGRLQLVGYVVTEPGALVEDAGLRRRLADLLPAHMVPVAYVHLDALPRNRGDKIDRRALPALESSRAETSDALGGRVAAVFAGVLERESCAPNDNFFLLGGDSMRATQAARTLTSELGREVSVEQVIMHPTPRELSELIRN from the coding sequence ATGGGTGAGTACAAGCCGGTGCACGAGCTCGTCGCACAGCGTGCGGCAGAGACTCCCGACGCGTGCGCGGTGACCGATGCCGCGGGAACCATCACGTACGCGGACCTGGTCGCGCGTGCCGAAACATTGGCGGAGACACTGATCAGGTCCGGACTCACTCCCGGCGACACGGTCGCCGTACAGCTGAGTCGCAGTGGCGCGGCGATCGTCGCGCTGCTTGCGGTGTCGCGTGCAGGGGGCGGAGCCTTGATGCTGGACATCGACGGGCCGCGCCGCTGGCTGGAGGGCTTCGTCGAGATCACTCGCCCCGTCGCCTGGCTCGCGCACGACGATGCGCCCCCGCCACCGTACACAGGGACGGTGATATCTCTCGGCGTCGACGGTACGACGACCGAGCCCGCCCCTGACGAGGTCCCGATCGGCACGGAGGCTTCGCCGATCGAGTTCCCCGATGTCGAGTCCGAGGACTTGGCGTGCCTCGTGCAGACGTCCGGGACGACGGGGCTGCCGAAGCTCGTACGGGTGCCGCAGCGCACCTGGACGACTGCGGCGAAAACGCAATGTCAGTTGCACGGGATCGACGCCGCCGAACGTGGCGCCTGGCTGTTCCCCTCACACACCAATGTGTCCGTCAGCGTCGTCGTGTGGCCGTTCCTGATCTGTGGAGGCCACCTGTCCGTTCCGCCGGACGATCTGATCGGCGCTCCGGAAGAGCTCGCCGAGTGGATCGCCGCCGAGCGGGTGACACAGTGCTTCGCGGTCGCACCACTCGCCGAGGCGTTGGCCAAACAGGACTGGCCACCGTCCCCGCTGCGTCTACTCCTCACGGGCAGCGATCGGGTTCGTGAGTGGGGTCGGGTCGATCTGCCGTTCGAGGTCGGAAACTGGTATGGCGCGAACGAGGTCAACATCGTCACGTCATCGGTGGTGCCGTGGGACCAGCGCATCACCTCGGCGACCGCTGATCGTTCCGAGGGCGAAGGACCGCCGCCGATCGGACGCGCGTGGCCCGGCGTCCGGTGGCGGGTCGTCGACCCCGACGGTGCCGACGTTGCCGAGGGAGAGATCGGCGAACTGCTCGTTGGCGGAGACCAACTGGCAATTGGCTACCACTCGGCGCGCAAGACGGCAGAGAAGTTCACACCGGACGCCGGCGCTGTGCCAGCCGGCGAGCGGATCTACCGGACAGGCGATCTGGTGCGGGTGCGTGACGGCATCTTCGAACACTGCGGGCGCACCGACGAGCAGGTCAAGATCAATGGCGTGCGGGTAGAGATGGCCGAGGTGGAGGCCGCGCTGCTCGCCTGTCCCGGCGTCCGGGAAGCAGCGGCAGCCCCTGTTGAGACCGATACGGGACGCCTGCAACTTGTCGGGTACGTGGTCACTGAACCCGGCGCGCTCGTCGAGGATGCTGGTCTGCGCAGACGGTTGGCCGACCTGCTGCCGGCGCACATGGTCCCGGTCGCGTACGTCCACCTGGATGCGTTGCCCCGTAACCGCGGCGACAAGATCGACCGTCGTGCGCTGCCCGCTCTGGAATCGTCCCGAGCCGAGACTTCCGACGCCCTAGGCGGGCGCGTCGCAGCCGTGTTCGCTGGCGTGCTGGAACGGGAGTCTTGTGCACCGAATGACAACTTCTTCCTGCTGGGCGGCGACTCGATGCGCGCCACGCAGGCGGCGCGGACCCTCACCAGCGAGCTCGGTCGTGAGGTGTCGGTCGAGCAGGTGATCATGCACCCGACACCGCGTGAGCTGAGCGAACTCATCCGCAACTGA
- a CDS encoding thioesterase domain-containing protein translates to MANTRNPEKWLFRGRPEDNGAPLVLCFPYAGAGASAFRGWPDSIKAGSVAPLQPPGRENRFPEPPFATHEEYAADLGQYLAGLGDRETVYFAHCGGVPFALETINWLVDNGHRPPRKLVASSWGPPHVDLYGGLNKVDLDTHDFVAEVQEVQAGLGNPDMPTELAQIGAKVLRQEVVVHRPWLYDSSRRVPCPVTALAWSDDDVVPPEEAANERWREIGDADLRTLPGSHWEFVSCPEALELLLAE, encoded by the coding sequence ATGGCCAACACACGAAATCCCGAGAAGTGGTTGTTCCGCGGACGTCCGGAGGACAACGGCGCACCACTCGTGCTGTGCTTCCCCTATGCAGGTGCCGGCGCTTCGGCCTTCCGCGGCTGGCCGGACTCGATCAAAGCGGGCAGTGTCGCACCCTTGCAACCGCCGGGGCGGGAGAACCGATTCCCCGAGCCACCGTTCGCGACCCACGAGGAGTACGCAGCTGACCTCGGCCAGTACCTCGCCGGGCTGGGCGACCGGGAGACGGTCTACTTTGCGCACTGCGGCGGTGTGCCGTTCGCGCTCGAGACCATCAACTGGCTCGTTGACAACGGGCACCGGCCGCCACGCAAACTCGTCGCGTCGTCGTGGGGTCCGCCACATGTCGACCTCTACGGCGGCCTGAACAAGGTCGACCTCGACACACACGACTTCGTCGCAGAGGTGCAGGAGGTGCAGGCCGGACTCGGCAACCCCGACATGCCGACCGAACTCGCCCAGATCGGCGCCAAGGTGTTGCGCCAGGAGGTGGTCGTCCACCGCCCCTGGCTGTACGACTCATCGCGGAGAGTTCCCTGCCCGGTCACCGCCCTCGCATGGTCCGACGACGATGTCGTACCGCCCGAAGAGGCAGCGAACGAACGGTGGCGTGAGATCGGCGATGCCGACCTGAGGACGCTCCCCGGAAGTCACTGGGAATTCGTGTCGTGCCCCGAGGCTCTCGAGCTCCTGCTCGCGGAATGA
- a CDS encoding condensation domain-containing protein codes for MTTTPLLPVGVVQKQMWLVDRLDPDASIYNEDVAFWVDGPVEPDALEAAWQQIARRHDALRYVFAESDGELFVRVEPDSDLTMVRTAVADEASALGWAVDFVQRTYDITSAPPVRLGLVEVHDDRHLLVIGFHHAIIDAGSIGLLFDELRELYAAARTGRAADLREVDKTYLDFVHETQNEQHQQTIARLQNDVVARLTEGGGAQSAELPSDRPRLPVRSTHGSVTDAEFPAQIVPRLRAFAAENRVTTFQILLAGMTTLLRRYTRLDDMVFGVGTSGRPEGYENAVGPFACFVPVRAATPADATFSDLLDSTRNITLGLSGAQFVPFSNVVNEVSTTRDPSRSPLVQIVFNAPPLTFPRDTLAGCSLQLTRLPRTRARVDQLINLETVGDEITPSAEFDDSLFDEDTIATFLGELGVLIDAAMKDPQTLLDDLPIDWPGEPLASGLIVDGDAPDVEDDAATRTVVRADTSWTVLDDTGFVGSVSAHPEVRDANGHAAPVGVEGELVVAGQVIPGIRVRRTSGGQLRWRRPSVASDRGSTAKLRGSHIEAHVVEVCRELLGNDTVAVEDDFFVAGGHSMLAARLVQRLGDEFGVDVPLLLVFEHPVLFDLAGELEAQFPEIEEVLERVESLSDVELEGLWEQVPGEDIVAAEPESVTTVSGHEQPFWMMEQFAAGASVNTLTLRVRGTGELDVDAFETALNRVIEREEILRTSYVADNAMNAVRRVHDSTSASVAVHHLDAESAERLVRQESTTGFDITQAPLMRCTVVFTGDDRFEVVFAFHHLVMDYWGVTKVMLPALSAYYREAIGGVLAELDEPQGYRQAMLRDADWRTTPQARAEQEYWRRQLDGMTPAEFPTDRGRPETVDFHGATRTAAADAELVRDVERYVTEHGTTLFVVAAAAVAATTQRWCGGDDVSFMSPAENRRHDADVKVMGTFVNLVTLRYRFGDDLTWQGLVEQSRRLALDAYAHQSVPINAAMAEAGQHNAVASGRGSYLVLNVFSDATGLDIEGAQVSGGDIIQHDSASTDLELSIMHSSDGLGLTLKYRTSLWDADTADRILADVLAMLHETVTGGDRLVAQSEPAIAGARTGRE; via the coding sequence GTGACGACTACTCCGCTGCTGCCGGTCGGCGTGGTGCAGAAACAGATGTGGCTGGTGGATCGGTTGGATCCGGATGCGAGCATCTACAACGAAGATGTCGCGTTCTGGGTCGACGGTCCCGTCGAGCCAGACGCTCTGGAAGCCGCCTGGCAACAAATCGCACGTCGCCATGATGCTCTGCGTTATGTGTTCGCCGAGAGCGACGGTGAACTGTTCGTACGCGTGGAGCCTGACAGCGACCTCACGATGGTCAGGACGGCGGTAGCAGACGAGGCCAGCGCACTGGGTTGGGCGGTCGACTTCGTCCAGCGCACGTACGACATCACCTCGGCGCCCCCGGTCCGGCTCGGGCTGGTCGAGGTGCACGACGACCGTCACCTACTTGTCATCGGCTTCCACCACGCGATCATCGATGCTGGATCCATTGGGCTGCTCTTCGATGAGCTGCGCGAGCTCTATGCCGCGGCGCGAACTGGTCGAGCCGCCGACCTTCGTGAGGTTGATAAGACGTACCTCGACTTCGTCCACGAGACCCAGAACGAACAGCACCAGCAGACCATTGCCCGACTGCAGAACGACGTTGTCGCGCGGCTCACCGAAGGCGGCGGCGCCCAGAGTGCAGAACTCCCGAGCGACCGCCCGCGTCTGCCGGTGCGCAGCACCCACGGCTCGGTTACCGATGCTGAGTTCCCTGCCCAGATCGTCCCGCGGCTGCGCGCATTCGCAGCCGAGAATCGCGTGACGACGTTCCAGATACTGCTCGCCGGTATGACCACGCTGCTTCGTCGATACACCCGCCTCGACGACATGGTCTTCGGCGTCGGAACCAGCGGTCGCCCTGAGGGTTACGAGAACGCCGTAGGGCCGTTCGCTTGTTTCGTTCCCGTACGCGCTGCGACACCCGCCGATGCCACGTTCTCGGATCTACTCGACTCCACGCGCAACATCACACTTGGGCTCAGCGGAGCGCAGTTCGTGCCGTTCAGCAACGTCGTCAACGAGGTCAGCACCACCCGCGATCCGAGCCGGTCGCCGCTGGTCCAGATCGTGTTCAACGCTCCACCTCTGACCTTCCCCAGGGACACGCTTGCCGGCTGCAGTCTGCAACTCACTCGGCTTCCTCGCACGCGCGCCCGCGTCGACCAACTCATCAACCTCGAGACAGTTGGCGACGAGATCACACCCAGTGCGGAGTTCGACGACTCGCTGTTCGACGAGGACACCATCGCGACGTTCCTCGGCGAGCTCGGCGTGCTGATCGACGCCGCGATGAAAGATCCGCAAACCCTGTTGGACGATCTGCCGATCGATTGGCCCGGCGAGCCGCTCGCCTCCGGACTCATCGTCGACGGGGATGCGCCTGACGTCGAGGACGATGCCGCTACGCGTACCGTCGTCCGGGCCGATACGTCCTGGACGGTTCTCGACGACACGGGCTTCGTCGGATCCGTGTCTGCGCATCCGGAAGTACGCGACGCGAATGGTCACGCGGCGCCGGTAGGCGTCGAAGGCGAACTCGTCGTTGCCGGCCAGGTCATCCCGGGGATTCGGGTCCGGCGGACGAGCGGGGGTCAGCTGCGCTGGCGACGTCCGAGCGTCGCGTCCGACCGGGGAAGCACAGCCAAGTTACGTGGGTCCCACATCGAGGCGCACGTGGTGGAGGTATGTCGAGAGCTGCTCGGCAACGACACCGTCGCCGTCGAGGACGACTTCTTCGTCGCCGGCGGACATTCGATGCTGGCGGCGCGTCTCGTGCAACGGCTCGGTGACGAGTTCGGCGTTGATGTGCCGCTGCTGCTGGTGTTTGAGCACCCGGTGCTGTTCGATCTGGCCGGTGAACTGGAGGCGCAGTTCCCCGAGATCGAAGAGGTGCTCGAGCGAGTCGAAAGCCTTTCGGATGTCGAGCTGGAAGGCTTGTGGGAGCAGGTACCGGGCGAGGACATCGTCGCTGCCGAGCCGGAGTCGGTGACCACGGTATCTGGTCACGAGCAGCCGTTCTGGATGATGGAACAGTTCGCTGCGGGTGCCTCGGTGAACACGCTGACGCTACGCGTTCGCGGTACCGGCGAGCTGGACGTTGACGCGTTCGAGACCGCGCTGAACCGCGTCATCGAACGCGAGGAGATCCTCCGCACCAGTTACGTCGCCGACAATGCCATGAACGCGGTGCGCCGCGTTCATGACTCCACCTCGGCGTCAGTTGCGGTGCACCATCTCGATGCCGAGTCCGCCGAGCGCCTCGTGCGACAGGAGAGCACGACCGGCTTCGACATCACCCAAGCGCCCCTCATGCGATGCACCGTCGTGTTCACCGGCGACGACCGCTTCGAGGTGGTCTTCGCGTTCCACCACCTCGTCATGGACTACTGGGGCGTCACCAAGGTGATGCTGCCGGCGCTGAGCGCGTACTACCGCGAGGCGATCGGCGGTGTTCTCGCCGAGCTGGACGAACCGCAGGGCTACCGTCAGGCGATGCTGCGCGACGCCGACTGGCGTACGACACCGCAGGCACGAGCCGAGCAGGAGTACTGGCGCAGGCAGCTGGACGGCATGACGCCGGCGGAGTTCCCCACTGACCGCGGGCGCCCGGAGACGGTCGACTTCCACGGCGCAACCAGGACGGCGGCCGCGGATGCTGAGCTCGTTCGCGACGTCGAGCGGTACGTGACCGAACACGGTACGACGCTGTTCGTGGTCGCGGCGGCGGCAGTCGCAGCGACGACGCAGCGATGGTGTGGTGGTGACGATGTCAGTTTCATGTCACCAGCGGAGAATCGTCGTCACGACGCCGATGTGAAGGTCATGGGTACCTTCGTGAATCTCGTGACGTTGCGGTACCGGTTCGGCGACGACCTGACGTGGCAGGGGTTGGTGGAGCAAAGTCGACGGCTCGCGTTGGATGCGTACGCACACCAGTCGGTTCCGATCAACGCCGCGATGGCCGAAGCGGGACAGCACAACGCAGTCGCGAGTGGCCGTGGCAGCTATCTCGTGCTGAACGTGTTCTCCGATGCCACCGGCCTCGATATCGAGGGTGCGCAGGTCAGCGGTGGCGACATCATTCAACACGACTCCGCGAGCACCGACCTGGAGCTGTCGATCATGCACTCGTCCGACGGGTTGGGGCTCACGCTGAAGTACCGCACAAGCCTGTGGGATGCCGACACTGCTGATCGAATCCTTGCCGACGTGCTCGCCATGCTCCACGAAACCGTGACGGGCGGCGATCGTCTCGTCGCGCAATCGGAACCCGCCATAGCCGGTGCGCGCACCGGTCGAGAGTGA
- a CDS encoding thioester reductase domain-containing protein, with protein sequence MTATTDAERTAVPESYLQYLRLPDDVQSGGEVDVDSGAVLLTGATGFFGAALLGELLAHEPDRLVYCIVRPGTEAPSERLRNSLIEFGLWDDAWGDRVRAVAGDLAMPEAGLSSQDLTLLRDEVSLIYHSGAFVNLAFPFEHVVDANVGGTVEMLRLAGRGRPKRMAHISTLSTIDIESRNGDELADPAPLGAFETMTTGYTRSKWVSERLVEEASRRGLDVRCLRLGALAGHSRTGVSNPNDYAWLVVSACLEIGAVPLLRAPTSWLPVDHVARASIALTAMSTETYLPYQVLPAGQVTYTQIFSWLRRAGYHLTTLSFSRWRDRLRGRAEHSSSAVQAIASVIPKDGLPGETQRDLHSPRTERLLAEQGAPTPTLTEDTFGVFLDAGQRRGEIPAPTRRQATGRHD encoded by the coding sequence ATGACAGCGACTACCGACGCGGAGCGTACGGCGGTCCCTGAAAGCTATCTGCAGTACCTACGCTTGCCCGACGACGTGCAGTCGGGTGGTGAGGTCGACGTCGACTCCGGCGCGGTCCTCCTGACCGGCGCAACCGGGTTCTTCGGCGCCGCGCTACTCGGGGAGCTGCTCGCCCACGAGCCGGATCGCCTCGTGTACTGCATCGTGCGGCCCGGCACCGAAGCGCCGAGTGAGCGGCTACGCAACTCACTGATCGAGTTCGGGTTGTGGGACGACGCCTGGGGCGACCGTGTCCGCGCCGTCGCAGGTGATCTCGCCATGCCAGAGGCGGGACTGAGCAGCCAAGACCTGACGCTGCTGCGCGACGAGGTCTCACTGATCTACCACAGTGGGGCGTTCGTGAATCTGGCATTTCCGTTCGAACACGTCGTCGATGCCAATGTCGGCGGTACGGTCGAGATGCTGAGGCTCGCCGGTCGGGGTCGGCCGAAGCGGATGGCACATATCTCCACCCTGTCAACCATCGACATCGAATCCCGCAACGGCGACGAACTCGCCGATCCGGCGCCGCTCGGTGCGTTCGAGACGATGACGACTGGCTACACGCGAAGCAAGTGGGTGTCGGAACGGCTCGTTGAAGAGGCGTCCCGGCGCGGCTTGGACGTTCGCTGCCTGCGCCTCGGCGCGTTGGCAGGACATTCGCGAACAGGCGTGTCGAACCCGAACGACTATGCGTGGCTGGTGGTGAGCGCCTGCCTGGAGATCGGGGCCGTACCACTGCTTCGAGCCCCGACGAGCTGGTTGCCGGTCGACCACGTCGCGCGTGCCTCGATCGCGCTGACGGCGATGTCGACGGAAACGTACCTCCCCTATCAAGTGCTGCCGGCCGGGCAGGTCACGTACACGCAGATCTTCAGCTGGCTGCGCCGCGCCGGCTACCACCTGACGACCCTGAGCTTCTCCCGGTGGCGCGACCGGCTGCGAGGGCGGGCAGAGCACAGTTCCTCGGCAGTTCAAGCCATCGCATCGGTGATCCCGAAGGATGGATTGCCGGGCGAGACGCAGCGGGACCTGCACTCGCCGCGTACCGAGCGGCTGCTCGCAGAGCAGGGAGCGCCGACTCCGACACTCACCGAGGACACCTTCGGTGTCTTCCTCGACGCCGGGCAGCGGCGCGGGGAGATCCCAGCACCGACAAGACGACAGGCGACGGGACGACATGACTGA
- a CDS encoding methyltransferase domain-containing protein: protein MTDTSTGGTASASTADDYDHVAPYYDTLTAALPETNETVDFIAAHAGSGRVLELGVGTGRVACPLSLRGYDVTGLDNSAGMLARLRSRSDGAKVNIALGSFTDPPVEGEFTLVYAVFNTLFCVINQDEQLRAIEQAAKRLTPEGTLIIETDLPDLARSDSSGRTLNTGGVERNRVFIEAAMHDAATQRIRTQTIIVSEQGIQMFPLMMRYFWPSELDLMAKLAGLRLDARYGDWHRGPYSRDSSRQISVYRRADTSDR from the coding sequence ATGACTGACACGAGCACCGGCGGCACAGCGTCGGCGAGCACTGCCGACGACTACGACCACGTAGCGCCCTACTACGACACCCTCACCGCGGCTCTGCCGGAAACCAATGAGACGGTCGACTTCATCGCCGCCCATGCCGGCAGCGGCCGCGTGCTCGAGCTCGGCGTCGGCACCGGACGTGTTGCCTGTCCGCTATCGCTGCGCGGCTACGACGTCACGGGGCTGGACAACTCCGCGGGAATGCTCGCGCGACTGCGTAGCCGCAGCGACGGCGCGAAAGTCAACATTGCGCTCGGCAGCTTCACGGATCCCCCGGTCGAGGGCGAGTTCACCCTCGTCTATGCGGTGTTCAACACGCTCTTCTGCGTCATCAACCAGGACGAGCAGCTTCGTGCCATCGAACAGGCGGCAAAGCGCCTCACCCCTGAAGGCACTCTGATCATCGAAACGGACCTACCCGACCTCGCTCGCTCGGATAGTTCAGGACGTACGCTCAACACCGGCGGCGTTGAGCGGAACCGGGTCTTCATCGAGGCGGCCATGCACGACGCCGCCACCCAGCGCATACGAACCCAGACGATCATCGTGTCCGAGCAAGGCATTCAGATGTTCCCGCTGATGATGCGCTACTTCTGGCCGAGCGAACTGGACCTCATGGCGAAGCTGGCCGGCCTGCGACTGGATGCGCGCTATGGCGACTGGCACCGCGGGCCGTACTCGCGCGACAGCTCGCGGCAGATCAGCGTCTACCGCCGCGCCGACACGTCCGACCGTTGA